From Paenibacillus graminis:
GGGTGCTTTCGGTCCTTCCGTCCTGCGGCCGGCAAGGGTCTGTTTATGATCTTCCAATTCCATCATCCCCGCTTTCTGAGTGTGTGAATACGCTCCCACAAAACTATTATAGATGCGGATGCACAAGCCGCTCAACGGGCAAAACAAATCTGTCTCTAATTATTACAAAAACTCTCTAGTTTACCCCTGTTCCCTGTTTTGGGCGGAGCGTTTTCTGAAAAAATTAACAATGAGCAGGAGTGACGGGAAGACCACGGCATAGGTAAAGTCCCAATCCACCCAGAAAGGGGGGATTTCTTTAACGTAGAAAATAATATCTTTTGCCAGCAGGTTCGTCATGCCGTAAATCAGGAATCCCACCGGAAAGATCAGATGCCGGTAGGTTTTCAGCTTTAACAACTGGGCGATCCCCAGGACAAAGGCGTAGAAGTATAGCACTGTTTTGAAATATGTGCTGATAATCCAGGTGGTGGCCAACAGTGCTTCAATCCGCTGCAGAAAATTCCCGATGTTGATTCTTTGGGCAAGAATATAGGCAGGATAGAATTCATGCTCGGAAAAATAGGCCCCGAGTACCGTCAGAGAAAGAAACAAAATCAGGTTCAGGCCAACAGCTCCGATGAAAAGGGAGATGAAGATATCGCGGCTCGTTTTGCTGTGCTTTTGGGCAAAGGGATAGACCATGAAGAACACGCACATTTCCCCGTAAGGATAAAATACACCGTACATAATCGTATGCAGCATATCCGGAAACGGCGTATTCCAAATAGGATGGATCCGATCCATTTGGACATTGGGAAACAGCAGGATGAGGGAGATTAAAAAAAGGGCAAAGAAAGGAAAGAAAATCTGTGCCGCACGGCCCAGATTCTCCAGACCCAACCGTAAGCCGTACACCAATAGAACAATAGCCATGAAGCGGATTACCCCGCCGGGGGTCCCCTCGTAAATTTGTGTACACATGAAGTCTTCAATTTCCCTGACATAAGTGGACGCTGCCATCAGAAAAAAGAATAAATAACTCACCGCAACTGCCCCGCCCGCCCATTTTCCTAAAATTTGGATGGAAAGCTCGATAATTGTTTTATTTGGATTGATATTTGCGGCAGATACCATTAATTTAACGGTTGCCAATCCCAGCGGAATACAAATGAACCCGGCAATCCATGCATCCTCATGGGCTCCGGCTGCCATTACTGAAGGATATACAAGCGCCATATCCCCAATAAGCGTAAAAAGCCCCAATATGATCATTTGAGCCGAGCTGATCCGGTCCCTTTCAAGACTCATGAGATTCCTCCGTGTCGGCTGCAAGCAGTCCTTCAGCCATGTTTTATCCTTTCCTTAGCATGCAAAGATCTTCCACAATTATGCATCATTGCTCCGGATTAGGATGGGCGGGCATAAATATCAAATTATGCATCATACTATTTACACCTTGTCTATGGAAAGTGGAGGATGCACTTGAAGGATACGAACTTTGGTACATTGTCATCCTGTCTTAAGGATAACCAGATGCAGCTGGTTCAGCTTCTCGGAAAAAGCACCGATCTGATCATCAAAGAACTGCAGCCGGATCAGGCTACACAAATCGCTGTGATTTATATTGATGGTCTTATCGACACACAGGTACTGCATCATTCGATTTTATTTTCACTTCAGGAACGCTGTACCCCGGACCAGTTGAGGGATCTGGATGCCGGGCAGAAGTTTGAGCTTCTGCATAAACGCATACTGATGGCAGGAGATATGTCGGTCACCCATGACCTGGAGCCATTCATTCACCAGCTGTTGTCAGGCAATGTAATGGTGATGGTGGATGGAACACCGGCTGCTCTGCGGATTGGACTGCCCGGGTGGGAGGACCGCAATGTCAGCGAGCCGAGCTCACAAACGGTTGTACGGGGCCCGATGGAGGGATTTACGGAAAATTTACGGACGAACACGGCGCTGCTCCGGAGAAAAATCAAAGACAGCCAGCTATGGCTGGAGACCTTCCAGGTCGGCAGGGTGACCCAGACCAGCGTGTCCATTATGTATCTCACCCACATTGCAAGCCCTGAGCTGGTGCAGGAGGTTAAACGCCGGCTGGGCAAAATTGATACGGACAGTATTCTGGAGAGCGGATATATCGAGGAGTTTATTCAGGATACGGCTGGCACGCCTTTCCCGACCATTTATAACAGCGACCGCCCGGATTCGATTGCGGCAGGAATCCTTGAGGGCAAAGTGGCGATTCTTGTGGACGGTACGCCATTTGTCCTGCTGGTGCCTTCTTTTTTTGTTGCCTTTTTTCAATCTCCAGAAGATTACTATCAGCGGGCGGATATCGGTACCTTGCTGCGTTTTATCCGTTTTCTATCCTTTTTCATTACTATGCTTGCCCCATCCTTTTATGTGGCGGTGACTACTTATCATCAGGAGATGATCCCTACCACGCTCGTTATCAGCCTTGCCGCACAGAGGGAGAGCGTTCCCTTTCCGGCGGTCGTGGAGGCGCTGCTGATGGAATTGACCTATGAGATTTTGCGGGAAGCGGGGGTAAGAATACCGAAGAACGTAGGGCAGGCCATCTCGATTGTCGGTACGCTGGTGATCGGCCAGGCGGCGGTTTCGGCGGGTTTTATCTCCTCGGCGATGGTCATTATTGTATCCATTACAGCCATTTCCAGCTTTGTCATCCCTGAAACGGGAATGGCCATTGCCGCAAGAATGATTCGTTTTGCATTAATCGCCCTGGCGGGTTTTATCGGATTGTATGGCATTTTGTTCGGTATTTTTATCATCGTGCTGCATTTGGCAAGCCTGCGTTCTTTCGGGATGCCCTATATGAGCCCGATTGGTCCATACCAAGCCGATGATCTGAAGGATTCCCTTCTCCGCTTCCCCTGGCCGCGCTTAAAGTCCAGACCGGCAAACAGTAAAATTCAAAACCCCAACCGTCAAGACACAACCAAGTGAGGTCTGTTTATGAGCTCTAAAAAAAGTAGAACCCTCTCCATACTGCTGCTTGCCCTTCTTGCTCCCCTGCTGCTCAGCGGCTGCTGGGAAAGAAGGGAGTTAAATGAAATGGCTTTTGTGCTGGCTCTGGGGCTGGATAAGGCTGAATCCGGCTACAGGGTCACCATGCAGGTGGTTATTCCTTCCGCGATTTCCTCACAGACGGTTGGAGGAAGTGGCGGCGGCGGGGTGCCAGTGGTTGTATCCAGCTTCAATGTCCCGACCATTTATGAAGCAGACCGAAAGTACAGTCTTCTCAGTTCGAGATCAGGCTACAAAGGTCATATCCGCGCACTGGTGATCGGAGAGGAGCTCGCCCGGGCAGGTATCGCCGAAACACTTGATGTGCTGAACCGAAGCCGGGAGCCGCGGAATGATTACTATGTTATGGTCGCAAAAGACACCACCGCAGAAGAGGTCCTGAAGGTTCTTACCCCGCTGGACAAATTGCCGGCGAATAAATTGTTTAGTGCCATGGACAAAGCCTATAAGGAATCCGCCAGGATTGTCGCGGTCCCTCTGAACGCGTTCATTGAAAATCTGATTTCTGAAGGGATTAATCCGGTATTGGCCGGCGTTGAGGTGACTGGCGATGCTAAAGAGGGGGGCAAGAAGAGCAATCTCGATGAAAGTACCCCCAAAGCCACTTTGCGTTACCACAGTGTAGCTCTATTCAAGAAGGACAAGATGATCGGGTGGTTAAACGATAATGAGACGATCGGGTACAATTTTATCACCGATAAAGTTGTCAAAGCCTCGGGCCCCATACCAGGAGACGATGGCCGCCCGATTGTTATTGAAGCGCTGCATACATCCACAAAACGTAAAGTAAAGATAATCGGCGGTGAGCCGCATATTTACATCCATGTACAGGCAGAGTGCAACATTGAAGAGGTGCAGAGCCGGGATAATCTGGAGTCGGAGAAGGTGATCACAGAGCTGGAGAAGAAAACGGAAGAGCGGATTATCTCGCGGATGGAATCTGCTGTTAAGCAGGTTAATAAGGATTACAATGTGGATATCATGGGTTTTGGCCAGATGATCTACCGTGCTGAACCGCAGGCCTGGGCCAGACTGCAGCAGCGGAAGGGAGAAGATTACCTGAAGTCGCTGCCCATTCATTACGCTGCCAGCGTGTCGATTACCCGGATCGGCGTTACGGACAATTCTTTTATTAAGGATATCAAGGAGTGAGCCCGAGATGCTGCTGTTATTTCTCGTGATTGCGGCAGGTTGTGTTGTCATCGACCTGCCTTTGCTGAAGCAGAAAAGCAGGCTCCGCGACCGCCTGGTCTGGCTTATGTTCTGGGCCCTGGGCATTGCCGCGGTCTACTGCTCGCTCAACAAAGTCAAAGTCCCCAGCCCGCTGTATCTGGTAATAATGATCTATAGGCCGGTTAACAGTTTGTTTGAGTCTTGGTTTAAATAGGCTCTTCAATCAGTCCCTGGATTCTGCAGAGTAAAGATCATGTCCTCGGCAGGTTCGGTAATCTCTTGGGAATGTCGGCCGACGGTTACGCTGCCCCCATACATTTTGCCGACAATAATCTTACGGCCTGCTGTGAGGGTGGAGCCTGGCCCTGCTTCACTTCCTACGGTTTGTGCAGTGAGGGTCCCGCCTGCCTCCAGCTGTGATTCCCCGCAGACTGCATCCGGCATCAAGAAAGTGATGTCTGCCAGGGAGAGCAAATCGCTTTGCAGAGTCCCGTCCTTGTGAATGCAAATGTCGCCGCTTGATTTGATGATGGTGTTATGGCACTCTGGGATGTCAACGCAGACATTGGTTTCCTCCATGCGAGCTACTCCGGTATACAGTTCCTTCAGCAATTTCAATAACGACACCAGCATAGCATCATTAAAAGCATCGATGAACAGGGCTGGCCGTAAGAAAACGTCCAGAATCCGCTGCAGCTGTTTGTTGTCTGGGTGAGAGATATACTTGATGCTGGCCACTACGGATTCCAGATCACGTATCAGGACGGGGATCCTCTTATATTTACTCTCCATGAGCAGCTGAATGACTTGCCCGAACTTTACGGTCTGCTGCCGGGATTGTATTTCCTGGATCAGCAGTCTGGAAGCTTGCCGCAGCAGGCTGACTTCTTCGATCAGCTTCTCGGAGAGGTGATAGAGACGGTTGTAGGTTACACCGAAGGCGCCTGAATACAACTGGCTGTTGCCCACCTTGCCCAGTATGTAAATACTGCCTGTTGCTGTAATGGTAGAATTATGGACATTGCCGCATACATACACATTTCCTAAAGACTCGATGATCGAGTTGTCCTCCACGTCCTGGTGCACAATGACATCGCCAGAAAATACGATATTGCCTATTTGGCGGTTGACACTGCCCGGAACGGTATATGCGGTAGTGATATCGAAAGTTTTGACATATGTGCCAGTAACACGCGGCCGGCCTTCTACAAGGGCTGTAATTTCATGGCTTGGCCGCAGCAGGGTGCCCTCCTTGGCCATAACTTTGATATCCCGGGGAGCTGGGGCATGCAAAATGCTGCCGTATACATCATACCCGGGCACACCTTCACGCGGCGGATGCTTGCGGGCAATGATATCGCCTTTCTTCGCGGTAGGAATCCGCAGATAGCTCCGGTAATCCACAACCCCTTCTGTTTCTTCAAAAGTACTATCAGCCTGCCCGGCAAAAAATAAATCGAGCTTCGCATCCTCGCCTGCAGCAGGCGGCGTGCCTTCCGCCACACAAACCGGCAGGTGGGTCGGATGATTCAATTCCGCATAAATTGCGGGGATATTCAGGTTTTGGGAAATCGATTTTTTCTCGAAATCGGCAATAATCTGTTCAATGCCAAGGGTGGACAACAGAGTGGAAGGGTCCCTTTCAGCTCTTACCGCGAGATGGCTCGATGCCGGGGTGTTCACCAGGTTCCATTCATACTGTTCTACACGGTTCAGGGTAAAGAAGGCTTGGAGTTTATCCTCGGAGACGGTGATCTGATAGGGAGGCGGTTCTTGTATGGACCAGGTAACCCGGTCAGTGGATACGACGGGTACGGGACCAGCTACCGGCTGATTGTTAAGCTCCAGCATTACAGGCGGGACCGCCGAGAGGAATGCCGGCTCGCCGCCGGGCAGCGGGGAGGTGATGTAAAAACGGTTATCTTGAACAATAATAATGCCATTCTGATCCTGTGTCCCGTAAGGCCGGGAAGGAAGGGGGGATGCAGCCGCAGTCTCAGTCTCTTTCTCTTTCATCCCGGTCTGACCGGCAGGCTTATTCAAAATTTTCTCAGTAATGCGCTGTGGCATTGCGTTTGGCTCCTTTTTAGATAATCAATGGGCATTTGGACATAAGAGTATCCCGGCAGGCAGATACGGTACCCAAACGGATACCCGCACAGTTCAGCGTCTTCTTGGCAGCCTGGCAGCCATGGATGGTGATGTTCACATCTTTAGGCCCATTGCTTTGCGTCCTATCCTTTCAGATAGTTTGCCGTTATGAAATGGATCAGTGATTAGCCGAAATCAGGTGCTTAACCCGAATGAAATCGACAAAGGAATCATAGTTGAAAATTCAAATATATAAACTTTTGCAACCTTTATTCTAGTACTAGAGTCACTAATTTACAATATTTAATTATATATTTATATAGATGAAATGGCTATCAGTCAGCAGATAGAATTCAGCCTCTACGGCTGGTTTGACAAATATGATTGAGCATGTGATAATTCTTCCTGACGGTCGTCAGGGAGGCGGTATAAGAATGACAGCTGGCGCTATTTTGCAAGCCGCATTGTTCCAATTTGCTGAAAAAGGCTTTGAGGGGGCATCATTGGCGGGGATTGCCCAGTCGGTAGGGATTAAAAAACAGTCCATCGCAACCTATTTTCCTAAAAAAGAGGATTTGTTTATCGCAGCATTTCAGGAAATGGCCCGGCATTATATTGAATTTCTTGACCGGTTGTACAGGGAAATCCTTGGCACCTCTGTAGAGGTTAGACTGCGTGAAATTGTATACAGGACCTATTTTTATAGGGTAGAGTACCCTGTTCTGACCGCCTTTTACAAAAGGAGTGTTCAATTCCCTGCGCCTTTCTTTCAGGAGATGCTGGAGCAGCAGATTTCAATGCTGGAGCAGCGTTCAGCGGCATTTTACCGGGCTATTTTTGAGGAAGGCATGAACTCCGGGGAGATTCGGCGGCAGCACACGGAAAGCCTGCTCTCAGCTTATTATTGTTTACAGGATGGAATTGCCATGCAGATGTTTTTTTACAGCCAGGAAGAATTCGGGCGCCGTCTGAAGGATATCTGGGAGATATTCTGGGCAGGCATTAAGCAGACATAACGAAGGGGAGGGATCGTACCATGCGGGTAGAGCGGGTTACCACCGAAGCAGGGCTGCAGGAGGCTTTCAGAATCAGACGGGAAGTGTTTGTGGAGGAACAGGGCGTGGCGCTGGCAGATGAATTTGATGATCACGAAAAGCACGCAGAGCATATATTGCTCTATCAGGAAGAGCTTCCTGTGGGAACGGCCAGACTTAGGAGTGTGGACGGGTGGGCTAAGCTTGAACGGATTTGCCTTAGCGCTCCTTACCGCAAAAGCGGACTGGGGTCCGTTATAATCGATACACTGGAAAAAATGGCGGTTGAACGGGGGCACCGGCAAGCCAAGCTGCATGGCCAGAAGCAGGCCGAGGGCTTTTATCAGAGGCTGGGGTATGTAACGAGTTCGCAGGTCTTTATGGAGGATGGCATTCCACACGTGCTTATGGTCAAGCAGCTATAGATGAAATTGCCTAAACTACTTTTCACTTCTTTCTATTATATATAGACTCCTCTAGAATAAATATGAAACGATAGCAACCGGCGGCAGAGCCGGATAGGAGAGGAGCAAGTACAAGACGAAATACCGCACAAAGCTATTGAAACCGCTTACGGATCGGGTATGGATTTTTTTGATACAGCCAATGTCTACGAAAAAGGAGCAGCCGAAAAGGTGCTGGGCGAAACCCTGTGCGGATATCCCCGCGAGTCTTATGTGCTGGCTACCAAAACTATACCGGGCAGGCCGGTGTAAGGTTTGGCATGAAACAGCGATTCCTGAATATACTCTCACTACCGAATTTCCTCTAAAAGGAGTCCTGGCCATGCCAACACATCCGTATGTTTCCCGTTTTTTTGTGAATGCCGATGCCCGCCGCGACAAGCTGATTTATGATTTGCCGGAATCCTGGTGGAGCCGGCCTTATGAATACGAATGGTGCACGAATTTTGTTTCGCCCCATGATGTGGTGCTGGATGCGGCCTGCGGGATCTCCCATCCGCTCAAGTTCTACCTTGCCGGCTACAGCGCGGAGGTTCATGCCTGCGATATCGATGCGCGGATACTGTCCCGGGATGCCATTATGCAGGACATTGCCAGCGACATCGGCGAGGAAGCCGCTCGGCTGGTGGAAGCCAGACGGACCACCCGCCTGCATCTGGCGCAGGCTAATCTGACCGCATTGCCTTATGAGAATGAAAGCTTTGATACTATATTCTGCATCTCGGTTCTGGAGCATTTATCACTGGAGGATTCTGTACGAGCCGTAAGGGAGTTTCACCGCACACTGAATGGAGAAGGACTGCTTGTACTGACTTTTGATTACCCTACGGTTAATCTTCTGCGGATGAATGAAGTGCTGCTGCAGGCCGGATTTGAGTATTGGGGCGAGACAGATTTTAAGCTTCCCGCGGATGCTGTACGGACGGAGCAGTGGGGCGGACTCAACTGTTTCCGGGCCGTGCTTAAAAAGGCGCGAATCTAGCAGAAATCAGAATCCTGGCAGAATACCAACCCTTAATTTGGATTTTCCCCTCTATTATAGTAGAATAATTGGCAGATTAAGAGAGAGGGGTCCAAGATTTTGCGCAGATTTGCAGTCATAACTTTAGTATTGTTTTTGCTGATTCCCGGGCAGGCAGCTTTCAGTCAGGGGGCTTCCCCGCAGGAGAAGATTAACCTTGTTTTTGCCGGAGATATTTTGCTGGATGGATTTGTCGGCGATCAGATCGCCAATTATGGCGTCAATTTTCCTTTTGCGAAGGTAGCACCTGTCCTTAAAAAAGCAGATATAGCTTTTGCCAACCTGGAGACACCCGTATCGGTTAGAGGGAAGGCGGCAGAGAAGAGCTTTGCTTTCCGTTCCAAACCGGCGGCACTGGCGGGGCTGAATTATGCCGGGATCGATGGCGTGACCGTGGCCAATAATCATATTCTTGATTTTGGACAGGATGCTATGCTGGATACGCTGGTTCATCTCGACAAGTACAAGATTGGACACACTGGAGCAGGGAAGAACAGCAATGAAGCTTTCAAACCCTACATCCAGACGGTAAAAGACAAAAAAATTGCCATACTGGGGGTAAGCCGCGTGCTCTCCAGCCCGTCCTGGTATGCAGGGAAAAACAATCCGGGTGCAGCTTCGGCCTATACGCCTGAGCCTATGCTGGGAGCCATCAAGAAATCGGCCAAAGAAAATGATTATACCATCGTGTACATCCACTGGAACAATGAGTTTAAGGATTACCCTGAGCCATACGCCCGCAGTCTGGCGAAGCAGATGATTGACAGTGGTGCGGATATTATTATCGGTGCCCACAGCCATTGCCTGATGGGAATTGAGTACTACAAGCATAAGCCAATCTATTATTCACTGGGTAATTTTGTGTTCAACCGATCAACACGCGGCGGCGACAAGACTGTTCATTCTATGCTGGTTAACTTTGAGATCAGCAAGAATAGCGTAAAGGGCCGGATTACGCCGGTCAAAATTACCGGCGGTCAGCCGGGCTTTATGGGCAAGGGCTACAATAAAGATACCATTAGCCGGATGAACCAGCTCTCCTTCAATGCCCGGATTGCAGCGGACGGAGAAGTTAGCGAGAAGCAGTGAACGGCCTCCTTTGAACTGAAGCACTGAGCGGAACACCAACGAACCGAATAGAACGTCTAAGCCCCGGCCTGAGCGATTAGCTGACTATCGCTTGGGCTTTTTTGCTGTACAGGAAATGAAAGGTGAAAGTGGTTTTAATTTGGCGCAGTCAGGCAACGTGGCTCCCTCACCTTCAGATTGTGCTATTCCATCTTAGCATTGTGCTAACCATGCTCTAATCATCTATTTTACAATGTGAATATAGCCAGTAAGGAGGCGTTGCAGGGTGAGTATGGCAGCAGGAAGAAGCAGAAGCCGGTTTGCTGCGAATTGGAGTTTTTATAAAGGGGATATCCGCATTCCGCATGCGGTCAAAGCCGGCCTGGCTCTGAGGGGAAGCCGATTGAGGTGCGGGTGTGGCGCTTTTGCCGCCGCCTATTTATTTCTTCACAGGAGAACGTTAATATAGACATACCCAAATCCATTCAGAAGGATGTTCAACAAGTGATGCCCAAGCTGAAGAAATATATGCCTTTCACCTACAAAATGATGATTCCCTATCTGCTGCTGGTGCTCCTGACCGATGTAATCATCGGCTATATCTCTTATTCCATGCTGACCGATTCGCGGACGGAGATGGCCGAGTCGAACATCCGGACGGGAATGGGGCAGGCCAGGAACAATATCCGCTACCAAATGGATGAAATTCAGCGGATGTCGGATAATTTGTTTAGCAGCCAGCCTTTTCAGCGCGCCCTTGAGCTGAAGGGGACGCCGTTTGAAATATATCTGGCCATGCTGGATGAGATCGTTCCCCAGATTACCGCGCCGCTGCAGCTGTTCGGGAACAAGATCCGCTTCATGCTCTATACGCCGAACAGTGACCTCAACATTGTATCCGGAGACAATCTGGATGAGCCGATCCACGACAGCGACTATTACATTCTGCCGCTTGCGGATATTGCGGGCAGCGAGTGGTATCATTCCCTTAAGGATTCGAAACGGGACAACCTGTGGCTGCAGATTGATACAGACCAGAAGCTGGATAACCTTTCGCATGTCCGCAGACTGGTCAACTTCAGCGATTACAAAACCGTGATTGGCTATGTGCGTATTACGGTATCCCTTGAGGATCTGTTCGGCGGATTTGACACCTTTCCTCTTGAAGAGGGAATAACGCTCCGGCTTGTCGAAGAGACTACGGGCAATATTCTGTTTCAGCGCGGCAGGGTGAATGATGCTGCTGCAGACGGTGATTTTCTCAGTCTTCATGAGAAGATCCCCGGCAGCAGCTTTGTCATCGAATCGTTGGTGCCCTATACCTATCTGACAAAGGACGCCGGCAGGCTGCGCCGTGTGATTGTTGCGGTATGTGCGCTCAGCTTCCTGGTAATGACGGTTATCGGTTTTGTCGTAGCACGGTTGTCCGGGCGCAAAATGAGCCGGATCGTGGGGCTGGTGCGTTCCTTCCAGGAGGGGAATTTTCAGAAGCGCATCCGTTTCTCCGGCAATGATGAATTCGTGCAGATTGCGGATTCGTTCAATGTGATGGCAACCCATATCCAGGAGCTGATCAACAGCGTGTATGTGCAGGGCATCCAGAAAAAGCAGGCGGAGCTGGAAGCGCTGCAGGCGCAGATTAATCCGCACTTTCTGTATAATACACTTTCAACGATAAGCAGCCTGGCCAATCTAGGGGAGATCGAGAAGGTCACCGGCATGGTGCAGGGACTTTCACGTTTCTACCGGTTGACCCTGAATCAGGGCAACGTCTACATTGAGCTTGAAAAGGAGCTGGAGCAGGTCGCCACATACCTTGAAATCCAGCGGGTGAAATATGCCGATGCGTTCACGGTATATGTGGATGTGGAGCAGGAAATTCTCCACATGCAGGTCATCAAGCTGGTTCTTCAGCCTTTTGTGGAAAATGTGTTCAAGCATGCCTGGTTTGGCGAGACCATTGCCATCCGTCTGACCGGCAGGCAGGTGGGCAACAATATTGAGCTGAAGATCATCGACAACGGAATCGGCATGCGGCCTGAGGACATGAAGCGAATGATGCAAGGACCAAGCCAGGCCGGGGGTTATGGAGTGAAGAATGTGAACGAGCGGATTAAGCTCAGATACGGGGACGACTACGGAGTAACTATTGCGAGCTTTTTTGGGGCAGGCACAACCGTGCAGCTCCTGCTCCCCGCCGGGATGAAGGACAACGAAGAAATGGATGAAGGGTTTGCCCCGTAATCTGCAACCCGCAAGGACACAGGAGGAACATTACGATATGAGCATCAATGTATTGCTGGTAGACGATGAAGCAGTGGATCTGGAGTGGATGCGCCGAAGAGTGCTGGCCAGCGGACTAAATATTGCTGTAGTGGGCACGGCGAGCAGCGGGTTTGGTGCGCTGAAAATTATGGAGGAAGCGCAGGTTGATCTTATATTATCCGACATCCGGATGCCGATCATGACCGGAACCGAATTTGCGCGCAGGGCGAAGGTGCTGAGTCCGAAGACCAAAATTGTGTTTATCAGCGGCCATGAGGATTTCAGCTACGCCAAGGAGGCGATTGAGATCAATGCCTCCGGCTATTTGCTGAAGCCCGTTCAGGATAAGGACTTATATGAAATGCTGGGCTCACTCTGCGCCCAAATGGAGCAGGACAGAGAGCAGGACCGCTCCTTCAGCGAAGCTCTGTCCCTGGTGAACAAGGAGCTCCTGCTCCGCTGGCTCGATGAAGCATCTCCGGATTCAGCGGAGCCGCATCTGCACAGCGTCCTGACCCCCCTGCTGCAGAACGGCGCGGCGGTAGCGATCGTGGAGATCGATGATCTGGAGTGGAAAATGCGCAATTTGTCCGGGGAAGACACCCGCAATATCACGCGGCAGATTGCCGGTGTGATTAAAGCCTTTGTCGAGGATGCCAAGCTGGGCA
This genomic window contains:
- a CDS encoding sensor histidine kinase, whose translation is MPKLKKYMPFTYKMMIPYLLLVLLTDVIIGYISYSMLTDSRTEMAESNIRTGMGQARNNIRYQMDEIQRMSDNLFSSQPFQRALELKGTPFEIYLAMLDEIVPQITAPLQLFGNKIRFMLYTPNSDLNIVSGDNLDEPIHDSDYYILPLADIAGSEWYHSLKDSKRDNLWLQIDTDQKLDNLSHVRRLVNFSDYKTVIGYVRITVSLEDLFGGFDTFPLEEGITLRLVEETTGNILFQRGRVNDAAADGDFLSLHEKIPGSSFVIESLVPYTYLTKDAGRLRRVIVAVCALSFLVMTVIGFVVARLSGRKMSRIVGLVRSFQEGNFQKRIRFSGNDEFVQIADSFNVMATHIQELINSVYVQGIQKKQAELEALQAQINPHFLYNTLSTISSLANLGEIEKVTGMVQGLSRFYRLTLNQGNVYIELEKELEQVATYLEIQRVKYADAFTVYVDVEQEILHMQVIKLVLQPFVENVFKHAWFGETIAIRLTGRQVGNNIELKIIDNGIGMRPEDMKRMMQGPSQAGGYGVKNVNERIKLRYGDDYGVTIASFFGAGTTVQLLLPAGMKDNEEMDEGFAP